The Coccidioides posadasii str. Silveira chromosome 3, complete sequence genome contains a region encoding:
- a CDS encoding uncharacterized protein (EggNog:ENOG410PN26~COG:S~BUSCO:14748at33183), whose translation MVSNFESALHAIDNAHSDDPNVVTIDDKQVPYELHYANKMSKYLTLHTPSPSDLLRLAVRAQHLRRWEVPRSSYPMNKMGYLSWRAALKKRHASLVEEICLNSGYSAADSERVAALVRKENMKTDEECQVLEDVACLVFLDDQFEEFEREHDEEKVIGILRKTWGKMSDRGHELALEIPLSSRGKELITRALT comes from the coding sequence ATGGTCTCTAATTTCGAATCGGCCCTGCACGCGATAGATAATGCGCACTCAGACGATCCGAATGTCGTGACAATTGACGACAAACAGGTTCCCTATGAACTTCACTACGCCAACAAAATGTCCAAATACCTCACCCTGCACACTCCGTCCCCGTCAGACCTCCTCCGTCTAGCGGTGCGCGCGCAGCACCTTCGCCGATGGGAAGTACCTCGCTCTTCCTACCCAATGAACAAAATGGGCTATCTATCATGGAGAGCAGCTTTAAAGAAGCGCCATGCCAGCTTGGTGGAGGAGATTTGTTTGAATTCTGGCTATTCGGCCGCGGACTCGGAGAGGGTTGCGGCCCTGGTTCGGAAGGAGAACATGAAGACGGACGAGGAGTGTCAGGTCCTGGAGGACGTTGCGTGCTTGGTGTTCCTGGATGACCAGTTCGAGGAGTTTGAGCGGGAGCACGACGAGGAGAAGGTGATAGGGATTCTCAGGAAAACATGGGGCAAGATGTCCGACAGGGGACATGAGCTGGCTCTGGAGATCCCGCTGTCAAGCAGAGGCAAGGAGCTGATTACGAGGGCCTTGACGTAG
- the LSM6_1 gene encoding U4/U6-U5 snRNP complex subunit lsm6 (EggNog:ENOG410PRHI~COG:A~BUSCO:16767at33183): MESRGAADSQDPSAFLSGITGASVTVKLNSGVVYKGELQSIDGYMNIALEKTQEFVNGKLRKSYGDVFVRGNNVLYISAD, translated from the exons ATGGAGAGCAGAGGAGCCGCCGACAGCCAGGATCCCTCGGCATTTCTCAGCGGGATCACTGGCGCATCCGTGACCGTCAAGCTTAATTCTGGCGTCGTCTACAAAG GCGAACTGCAGTCTATAGATGGGTATATGAACATCGCCCTGGAAAAGACGCAGGAATTTGTCAACGGAAAGTTAAGAAAATCCTATGGCGATGTCTTTGTACGGGGAAATAATG TCCTTTACATCTCAGCCGACTGA
- a CDS encoding uncharacterized protein (EggNog:ENOG410PIDI~COG:S~BUSCO:11800at33183): protein MSRSGLTSMAADRPLTSFRLLSFDIYGTLVDWETGIHEALKPLVSRLPDNHPLRSDHLALGKAFGKHERGLQTTQPRLTYDHVLKTAYEQLAKELHVVPQGNDAEHLLDEEACMFAASIATWPPFPDTVDAMRRLKKRFKLVPVSNVDRASFEKTLHGPLDGVHRDLMAGGPFFDAIYTAQDIGSYKPDLRNFEYLISHVKEEFGVEKEDILHVAQSLHHDHEPAKKIGLSSAWIARGDGGQSGMGGEVKEYIQTGRVAFGWQFRSLAELADAVDREGTNS from the exons ATGTCTAGATCTGGCCTTACAAG CATGGCCGCAGATCGACCCCTCACCTCATTTCGCCTGCTATCATTTGACATCTATGGCACCCTCGTGGACTGGGAAACAGGAATTCACGAAGCACTGAAGCCACTGGTATCCCGCCTCCCAGATAACCATCCCCTTAGATCCGATCATCTCGCGCTGGGAAAAGCGTTCGGTAAACATGAGCGCGGTCTGCAGACTACACAGCCACGGCTTACCTACGACCATGTGCTGAAGACTGCGTACGAGCAATTGGCAAAAGAACTCCATGTCGTCCCCCAGGGGAACGATGCGGAACACTTACTGGACGAGGAAGCATGCATGTTCGCTGCCAGCATAGCTACCTGGCCGCCTTTCCCCGACACCGTCGATGCGATGCGCCGGCTCAAGAAGCGGTTCAAGCTTGTTCCGGTGTCGAACGTTGACCGTGCCTCGTTTGAGAAGACTCTGCATGGCCCGCTGGACGGTGTGCATCGCGATCTGATGGCAGGTGGGCCATTCTTTGACGCGATATACACTGCGCAGGATATTGGGTCGTACAAGCCCGACCTACGGAACTTTGAGTATCTGATATCCCATGTGAAGGAGGAATTCGGGGTGGAGAAGGAGGATATTCTGCATGTTGCGCAGAGCCTGCATCACGATCATGAGCCGGCGAAGAAGATAGGCCTGAGCAGCGCGTGGATTGCCCGGGGCGATGGCGGGCAGAGCGGGATGGGAGGGGAGGTGAAGGAGTATATCCAGACGGGGAGGGTGGCTTTCGGGTGGCAGTTCAGAAGCCTGGCGGAGCTGGCAGACGCGGTCGATAGGGAGGGAACGAATAGCTGA
- a CDS encoding uncharacterized protein (EggNog:ENOG410PHKX~COG:P~TransMembrane:5 (i77-95o107-129i207-232o238-256i277-298o)~BUSCO:12484at33183) → MACFLVLKRLLLGPSPPSTQDRLRKRLEQRHLLSDEGESSLQNGQGRRLLDLEAQTYDTFDDNASNASTRSRINPRIISDAILGLSDGLTVPFALSAGLSALGNTKVVVLGGLAELAAGAISMGLGGYVGAKSEMESYQATRRETEELIDGAPEETATRVRQVFAEFGVPESVVEDISNKLHDSPNLLMGFLLKFHHGEAEPNCNQAWISAITLALGYFVGGFIPLIPYFYIDKVLVALYWSIGVMGVTLLVFGYIKTCIVRGWYGRDNIIAGIKGGLQMILVGGLAAGAAIALVRAIDQGAG, encoded by the exons atGGCATGCTTCTTGGTACTGAAGAGACTACTACTTGGGCCTTCCCCGCCATCTACCCAGGACCGCCTCCGGAAGAGGCTTG AGCAACGCCACCTGCTGTCGGACGAAGGCGAGAGCAGCCTGCAAAACGGCCAGGGCCGCAGACTCCTCGATTTGGAGGCGCAGACTTACGACACCTTTGATGACAACGCCAGCAACGCCTCGACTCGCTCCCGCATCAACCCAAGGATCATCTCCGATGCCATCTTGGGTCTTTCTGACGGCTTGACCGTTCCGTTTGCTCTCAGTGCAGGTCTTTCGGCTCTGGGCAATACCAAAGTCGTCGTGCTCGGTGGTCTTGCAGAGCTTGCAGCAGGAGCTATTTCGATGGGCCTTGGCGGATATGTAGGAGCCAAGAGCGAGAT GGAATCTTACCAGGCTACCAGACGCGAGACTGAAGAGTTAATCGATGGCGCGCCAGAGGAGACTGCCACGCGCGTTCGCCAGGTCTTCGCTGAATTTGGAGTCCCGGAGAGCGTCGTGGAGGATATCAGCAACAAACTGCACGATTCACCGAACCTACTCATGGGCTTTCTCCTGAAATTCCACCACGGCGAAGCAGAGCCAAACTGTAACCAGGCCTGGATCTCCGCGATCACTCTTGCCTTGGGTTACTTTGTTGGCGGTTTCATCCCCTTGATCCCATACTTTTACATTGACAAGGTCTTGGTGGCTCTTTACTGGAGTATTGGCGTCATGGGCGTCACGCTCCTCGTCTTTGGATACATCAAAACCTGCATCGTTCGCGGCTGGTACGGTAGGGACAACATTATCGCCGGCATCAAGGGCGGACTTCAGATGATCTTGGTTGGAGGTTTGGCTGCCGGGGCCGCGATTGCGTTAGTGCGTGCTATTGATCAAGGGGCCGGGTAA